CTTAGCATGTCTACAATAGCAACGTCTTCTTTGCTTTTTGCTAAATGAGCGCATAAAATACTGCCTACAGGACCGGCACCGATTATTCCAATCTTTTTCTTCTTAGTAATGCTCAACTAACCACCTGCCTACAGTGGTGTATAGGTTTGTAACTTTTTAAATCTGTCGGGATAAATGTTAGCAAGTTGCATAGCGAAAAATATATAAGCTACAAAATAGCTACAATATAAATATATTGTAATGAAAAAGTAAATACAATTTGAAATAATGGCTAAAACTCCAAAATCAAAATTTGAAGTATACGGCGAAGAAATGTTAGAAAGAACGGTCAAGGCAAGCGGTAACAGTGGAAGAATATATCTGCCGCCAGATTGGATTGGTAAGCATGTTAAAATAATCAGAATTGACTAACAAAAGATGAAAATATGGCTGAAATTAAGATAAGGGCTTTGAAAAAAAGTGACATTGATGCTATAGCAAAAATACAGGAAGCTATTACAAAGAAAAAAGTACCTAAATACTGGGCAGAGCGAGTGATTGACTATATTAAAAAAACTCCTAAAGCATGCTTGGCGGCTGAATAC
The nucleotide sequence above comes from Candidatus Thermoplasmatota archaeon. Encoded proteins:
- a CDS encoding DUF2080 family transposase-associated protein, producing the protein MAKTPKSKFEVYGEEMLERTVKASGNSGRIYLPPDWIGKHVKIIRID